The Pseudomonas sp. TH06 genome has a window encoding:
- a CDS encoding Re/Si-specific NAD(P)(+) transhydrogenase subunit alpha encodes MHIGVPLETQTGETRVAATPETIKKLISQGHKVTVQTGAGVKASVVDSAYEAAGATIGSANDAFGAELILKVVAPSDSELTLIKRGTVLVGMLNPFNNETIAKMAECGITAFALEAAPRTSRAQSLDVLSSQANIAGYKAVLLAAHHYPRFMPMLMTAAGTVKAARVLILGAGVAGLQAIATAKRLGAVIEASDVRPAVKEQIESLGAKFVDVPYETDEERECAVGVGGYARPMPASWMQRQAQAVHERAKQADIVITTALIPGRKAPTLLSAETVAQMKPGSVVIDLAAAQGGNCPLTVADQVVVENGVTICGPTNLAGEVAADASALYARNLLDFLKLVFTKEGQFDVNLEDDIVAACLMCRDGQVIRKNA; translated from the coding sequence GTGCACATTGGTGTTCCTCTCGAGACCCAGACCGGTGAAACACGGGTTGCTGCAACCCCGGAAACCATTAAAAAGCTGATCAGCCAAGGTCATAAGGTCACTGTGCAAACCGGCGCCGGCGTTAAAGCCAGTGTCGTCGACAGTGCCTATGAAGCGGCAGGCGCAACCATTGGCAGTGCCAATGACGCGTTTGGCGCCGAGCTGATTCTCAAAGTGGTCGCCCCGAGCGATTCCGAGCTGACGCTGATCAAGCGCGGCACGGTGCTGGTTGGCATGCTCAACCCGTTCAATAACGAAACCATCGCCAAAATGGCCGAGTGCGGGATTACTGCATTCGCTTTGGAAGCGGCGCCGCGCACCTCGCGGGCGCAGAGCCTCGATGTGTTGTCATCGCAAGCGAACATTGCCGGTTATAAGGCTGTGTTGCTGGCCGCTCACCACTATCCACGCTTCATGCCGATGCTGATGACCGCTGCGGGCACAGTGAAAGCGGCGCGCGTACTGATTCTTGGCGCGGGCGTGGCCGGGTTGCAGGCGATTGCCACGGCGAAACGTCTGGGTGCGGTGATTGAAGCGTCCGACGTACGTCCGGCTGTGAAGGAACAGATCGAATCCCTCGGCGCCAAGTTTGTCGACGTGCCTTACGAGACCGATGAAGAGCGCGAATGCGCCGTCGGTGTCGGCGGTTACGCACGGCCGATGCCGGCGAGCTGGATGCAGCGTCAGGCTCAGGCCGTTCACGAACGCGCCAAACAGGCTGACATCGTCATCACCACCGCCCTGATCCCTGGCCGCAAGGCGCCGACACTATTGAGCGCGGAAACCGTGGCACAGATGAAGCCCGGCTCGGTGGTCATCGACCTCGCTGCAGCTCAAGGTGGCAACTGCCCGCTGACCGTGGCTGATCAGGTCGTCGTCGAAAACGGCGTGACCATTTGCGGCCCGACCAACCTGGCCGGTGAAGTCGCTGCAGACGCTTCGGCGCTGTACGCACGCAACCTGCTGGACTTCCTCAAGCTGGTCTTCACCAAAGAAGGCCAGTTCGACGTCAACCTCGAAGACGACATCGTCGCCGCGTGCCTGATGTGCCGCGACGGCCAAGTCATCCGCAAAAACGCCTAA
- a CDS encoding DUF2388 domain-containing protein, with protein sequence MRSPLIAAVLGLFLLADVAQAHTLVATSNIIVRASQRTIDFTSDTTTSIRDSKIIREAHDDAASFVASNGDIRGAHLEAALNTLRTRVPEARDASDQVLAEAILAL encoded by the coding sequence ATGCGTAGCCCGCTGATTGCTGCCGTCCTTGGCCTGTTTTTGTTGGCCGACGTGGCCCAGGCGCACACCCTGGTAGCCACCAGTAACATCATCGTCCGTGCCTCCCAGCGCACCATCGATTTCACTTCCGACACCACTACGTCGATCCGCGACTCGAAAATCATCCGCGAAGCCCACGACGACGCCGCCAGTTTCGTCGCCAGCAACGGTGATATCCGTGGCGCACACCTGGAAGCCGCGCTCAACACACTGCGCACTCGCGTGCCGGAAGCTCGCGACGCCAGTGATCAGGTGCTCGCCGAAGCCATCCTCGCACTGTGA
- a CDS encoding DUF1127 domain-containing protein, whose protein sequence is MERTLSSELFFEDKAVKSQASLPLRVIANLMLWQRRISSRHQLARLDSRLLADAGISEAQRYEELSKPFWR, encoded by the coding sequence ATGGAACGTACACTCAGTTCCGAGCTGTTTTTCGAAGACAAAGCTGTAAAATCCCAGGCTTCCCTGCCTCTGCGCGTTATCGCCAACCTGATGTTGTGGCAGCGCCGCATCTCCAGCCGCCACCAACTGGCCCGTCTGGATTCGCGTCTGCTGGCTGACGCTGGTATCAGCGAAGCACAACGCTACGAAGAGCTGAGCAAGCCGTTCTGGCGCTAA
- a CDS encoding DUF2388 domain-containing protein, translating to MRFLQKLLVPSVLLTACWTTSANAFDVSTQNTVVSVWATGMVSSAPFDRKLLLAAHDDAAVFVASDGETRGARLESALHYLRKTRPKLHVSDLELAQAILVQ from the coding sequence ATGCGTTTTCTTCAAAAACTGCTTGTCCCTTCCGTACTGTTAACTGCTTGCTGGACGACGTCGGCCAACGCCTTTGATGTCTCTACGCAAAACACCGTTGTGAGCGTTTGGGCTACCGGCATGGTGTCTTCAGCGCCGTTCGACCGTAAACTGCTGCTCGCCGCTCATGATGACGCGGCTGTGTTTGTTGCCAGTGACGGTGAGACACGAGGTGCCCGCCTGGAATCCGCACTGCACTACCTGCGCAAAACCCGGCCGAAACTTCATGTCAGCGACCTTGAACTGGCACAGGCAATTCTCGTCCAATAG
- a CDS encoding NAD(P)(+) transhydrogenase (Re/Si-specific) subunit beta, which translates to MSMNLVTTLYLIASICFIQALKGLSHPTTSRRGNLFGMLGMALAILTTVGLIYKLGAELATAGIGYVIVGLLVGGTAGSIMAKRVEMTKMPELVAFMHSMIGLAAVFIAIAAVVEPQSLGIVKQLGDSIPTGNRLELFLGAAIGAITFSGSVIAFGKLSGKYKFRLFQGAPVQFAGQHKLNAVLGLATLTLGLTFMFTGNLTAFALMLALAFVMGVLIIIPIGGADMPVVVSMLNSYSGWAAAGIGFSLNNSMLIIAGSLVGSSGAILSYIMCKAMNRSFFNVLLGGFGNTADAGPVGAKEARPVKSGSADDATFLLTNADTVIIVPGYGLAVARAQHALKELTEKLTHRGVTVKYAIHPVAGRMPGHMNVLLAEAEVPYDQVFEMEDINSEFGQADVVLVLGANDVVNPAAKNDPKSPIAGMPILEAFKAKTIIVNKRSMASGYAGLDNELFYLDKTMMVFGDAKKVIEDMVKAVE; encoded by the coding sequence ATGAGCATGAATCTCGTCACGACGCTCTACCTGATCGCGTCGATCTGCTTTATCCAGGCCCTCAAAGGCCTGTCGCACCCGACCACGTCGCGGCGCGGCAACCTGTTCGGCATGCTCGGCATGGCGTTGGCCATTCTCACCACCGTCGGCCTCATCTATAAGCTTGGCGCTGAGCTGGCCACCGCCGGTATCGGTTATGTGATTGTTGGCCTGCTGGTCGGCGGCACGGCCGGTTCGATCATGGCCAAGCGCGTTGAAATGACCAAGATGCCGGAACTGGTCGCGTTCATGCACAGCATGATCGGTTTGGCTGCGGTGTTCATTGCCATTGCTGCTGTGGTTGAGCCGCAATCGCTGGGCATCGTCAAGCAGCTGGGCGACTCGATCCCGACGGGCAACCGACTGGAGCTGTTCCTCGGTGCTGCGATCGGTGCGATCACCTTCTCCGGTTCGGTGATTGCGTTCGGCAAGCTGTCGGGCAAGTACAAGTTTCGTTTGTTCCAGGGCGCACCGGTACAGTTCGCCGGTCAGCACAAGCTGAACGCGGTGTTGGGCCTGGCGACGCTAACACTCGGCCTGACCTTCATGTTCACCGGCAACCTCACCGCGTTCGCGCTGATGCTGGCGCTGGCGTTTGTGATGGGCGTGCTGATCATCATCCCGATCGGCGGTGCCGACATGCCGGTGGTGGTGTCGATGCTCAATAGCTATTCGGGCTGGGCGGCAGCGGGTATCGGCTTCTCGCTGAACAACTCGATGCTGATCATTGCCGGTTCGCTGGTGGGTTCGAGCGGTGCGATCCTCTCGTACATCATGTGCAAGGCGATGAACCGTTCCTTCTTTAATGTATTGCTCGGTGGTTTTGGCAACACGGCGGATGCTGGCCCTGTCGGCGCGAAAGAGGCCCGTCCGGTGAAATCCGGCTCGGCTGACGACGCGACCTTCCTGCTGACCAACGCCGACACTGTGATCATCGTCCCGGGTTACGGACTGGCAGTAGCACGTGCGCAGCATGCATTGAAAGAGCTGACCGAGAAGCTGACCCACCGTGGCGTGACCGTGAAGTATGCGATTCACCCGGTAGCGGGTCGTATGCCAGGGCACATGAACGTCCTGCTCGCCGAGGCCGAAGTGCCTTACGACCAGGTGTTCGAGATGGAAGACATCAACTCCGAGTTCGGTCAGGCCGACGTGGTGCTGGTGCTCGGCGCGAACGATGTGGTCAACCCGGCCGCGAAGAACGATCCGAAATCGCCGATTGCCGGCATGCCGATTCTTGAAGCGTTCAAGGCCAAGACCATCATCGTCAACAAGCGCTCGATGGCCAGCGGCTATGCCGGTCTGGACAACGAACTGTTCTACCTGGACAAGACCATGATGGTCTTCGGCGACGCGAAGAAAGTCATCGAAGACATGGTCAAAGCGGTCGAGTAA
- a CDS encoding acetyl-CoA hydrolase/transferase family protein: MYRDRIRLPSLLDKVMSAADAAALIEDGMTVGMSGFTRAGEAKAVPHALAERAKVTPLKISLMTGASLGNDLDKQLTEAGVLSRRMPFQVDSTLRKAINAGEVMFIDQHLSETVEQLRNQQLKLPDIAVIEAVAITEQGHIVPTTSVGNSASFAIFAKQVIVEINLAHNANLEGLHDIYIPTYRPTRTPIPLVKVDDRIGSTAIPIPPEKIVAIVITQQSDSPSTVSTPDVDTNAIAEHLITFFKQEVDAGRMTNKLGPLQAGIGNIANAVMCGLIDSPFEDLTMYSEVLQDSTFDLIDAGKLSFASGSSITLSERRNSDVFGNLEKYKDKLVLRPQEISNHPEVVRRLGIIGINTALEFDIYGNVNSTHVCGTRMMNGIGGSGDFARNAHLAVFVTKSIAKGGAISSVVPMVSHVDHTEHDVDILVTEVGLADLRGLAPRERARVIIDNCVHPDFRQALNDYFTAACAIGGHTPHILREALSWHMNLEETGRMLAV, from the coding sequence ATGTACCGTGACCGTATTCGCCTGCCTTCGTTGTTGGACAAAGTGATGAGCGCCGCCGACGCAGCCGCTCTGATTGAAGACGGCATGACCGTCGGCATGAGCGGTTTCACCCGCGCCGGCGAAGCCAAAGCCGTCCCTCACGCACTGGCCGAGCGGGCCAAGGTCACGCCGCTGAAGATCAGCCTGATGACCGGCGCCAGTCTGGGCAACGACCTCGACAAGCAACTGACCGAAGCCGGCGTGCTGTCGCGACGCATGCCGTTCCAGGTCGACAGCACCTTGCGCAAGGCGATCAACGCTGGCGAAGTGATGTTCATCGACCAGCACTTGTCGGAAACCGTCGAGCAACTGCGCAACCAGCAACTGAAGCTGCCGGACATCGCTGTCATTGAAGCGGTAGCCATTACCGAACAGGGCCACATCGTGCCGACCACCTCGGTAGGCAACTCGGCAAGCTTCGCGATTTTCGCCAAACAGGTCATCGTCGAGATCAATCTGGCGCACAACGCCAACCTGGAAGGCCTGCACGACATCTATATCCCGACGTATCGTCCGACCCGCACGCCAATCCCGTTGGTAAAAGTGGACGACCGCATCGGCAGCACAGCGATTCCGATTCCGCCAGAAAAAATCGTCGCCATCGTCATCACCCAGCAGTCGGATTCGCCGTCCACGGTGTCGACTCCGGATGTCGACACCAACGCCATCGCCGAACACCTGATCACCTTCTTCAAGCAGGAAGTCGACGCCGGGCGCATGACCAACAAACTCGGTCCATTGCAGGCAGGGATCGGCAACATCGCCAACGCGGTGATGTGCGGCCTGATCGATTCGCCATTCGAAGACCTGACCATGTACTCCGAAGTCTTGCAGGACTCGACCTTCGACCTGATCGACGCCGGCAAGCTGAGCTTCGCTTCGGGCAGCTCGATCACGCTGTCTGAACGCCGCAACAGCGACGTGTTCGGCAATCTGGAGAAGTACAAGGACAAACTGGTCCTGCGTCCGCAGGAAATCTCAAACCACCCGGAAGTGGTGCGTCGCCTGGGCATCATCGGTATCAACACGGCGCTGGAGTTCGACATCTACGGCAACGTCAACTCCACCCACGTCTGCGGCACGCGGATGATGAACGGCATCGGTGGTTCCGGCGACTTCGCCCGTAACGCGCACCTGGCGGTGTTCGTGACCAAGTCGATTGCCAAGGGTGGCGCGATTTCCAGTGTGGTGCCGATGGTCAGCCACGTTGACCACACCGAGCATGACGTCGACATTCTGGTGACCGAGGTGGGACTGGCGGATCTGCGCGGTCTGGCGCCACGCGAACGTGCTCGAGTGATCATCGACAACTGTGTGCACCCGGACTTCCGCCAGGCGCTGAACGATTACTTCACAGCGGCCTGTGCAATCGGTGGTCACACCCCGCACATCCTGCGTGAAGCCTTGAGCTGGCACATGAATCTGGAAGAAACCGGACGCATGCTCGCGGTGTAA
- a CDS encoding NAD(P) transhydrogenase subunit alpha has protein sequence MEELISPGIYNLIIFVLAIYVGYHVVWNVTPALHTPLMAVTNAISAIVIVGAMLAAALTVTPLGKTMGTLAVALAAVNVFGGFLVTRRMLEMFKKKAPKVKEEAPK, from the coding sequence ATGGAAGAGCTTATCTCCCCCGGTATCTACAACCTGATCATCTTCGTGCTGGCGATTTATGTCGGTTATCACGTGGTCTGGAACGTTACGCCTGCGCTGCACACGCCATTGATGGCGGTCACCAACGCCATCTCGGCGATCGTGATCGTCGGCGCCATGCTTGCGGCTGCGCTAACCGTTACACCGCTGGGCAAAACCATGGGCACCCTTGCCGTGGCGCTGGCTGCGGTCAACGTGTTCGGCGGCTTCCTGGTGACTCGCCGCATGCTTGAGATGTTCAAGAAGAAAGCCCCGAAAGTAAAAGAAGAGGCGCCGAAGTAA
- a CDS encoding DUF2388 domain-containing protein, with amino-acid sequence MSRLRLLSAAALLAVAANASATSFIVTTDAVVGALKSSSDATSDVTSSFRDDKIVLAARDDAASFVASEGEIRGVKLESALDHIRHQAPQLQATDAQLAQAILTI; translated from the coding sequence ATGTCCCGTCTTCGCCTGCTCAGCGCTGCCGCCCTGCTGGCCGTGGCTGCAAACGCCAGCGCCACCAGCTTCATCGTCACCACCGACGCCGTCGTCGGCGCCCTGAAGTCCTCGTCCGACGCCACTTCCGATGTCACTTCGTCCTTTCGCGACGACAAGATCGTACTCGCCGCCCGTGACGACGCCGCCAGCTTCGTCGCCAGCGAAGGCGAGATCCGTGGGGTGAAACTGGAAAGCGCGCTGGATCACATCCGCCATCAGGCTCCACAACTGCAAGCCACTGACGCCCAGCTGGCTCAGGCCATTCTGACGATCTGA
- a CDS encoding DUF1127 domain-containing protein → MNDLQDVSAIPFQPARRPNAIRRLLRRLWQGLERARTRRLLAQLNGRDLADLGLSHADRLNEMEKPFWR, encoded by the coding sequence ATGAATGACTTACAGGATGTTTCAGCAATTCCATTCCAACCCGCTCGCCGGCCTAACGCTATACGGCGCTTGCTACGCAGACTCTGGCAGGGTCTGGAGCGCGCCAGAACACGACGTCTGCTGGCCCAACTCAACGGTCGGGATCTCGCCGACCTCGGCCTCAGCCATGCCGATCGGCTGAATGAAATGGAGAAACCGTTCTGGCGCTAG